The sequence ACTGTTGTTTCATGTAGTTGCGCTTTACCTGCCAGAAGTAGAGTGCCAGTGTGAGGCTTGCGTTGCCGGCAATCATACTCATCACTAGAATCTGGTAGCGAACCGCCTCCAGTGGTGCCATCCCAGCGAGAATTTGGCCCGTCATCATCCCCGGCAATGAAACCAACCCCACCGCCAGCAATGAGTTCACCTGGGGAATCATCGCGGCTTTGAACGCGCTTACACATGCTTTGGGCAGTTCATTGCTATCAATCTGTGCTTCAAGCCTTTCGGCACCGAGACTCAAACTGTTCATGCCGTTGGCGACCACCATGCCTGCGAGCGGGATAATTTGCTGTGGCTGATACCAGGGGGCTGGCTGTAACACGACGAAAATAATCCATACCAAGTGGAGCACACTGGCAATAGCCAGACTGGAGAGTGCTGCGACATACCGCCAGACAGACTTTTTTTGTAGCGGTCGCAGTGCTATCCAGGAGGCTGCCAGCAACATGACGCTGAGCACGCACAAACCCAGAAATGGCGCGGGGCTGGTAAATAGCGCATTAAGCAGGTAACCGATACCAACCAATTGGAGCACCATACGCACCGAAGCGATGGCCAGCTCGCGCGTATGGCCGAGCTGCCATTGAAATATCAGCAGGGCCAATAGCAGGGGGGCCATAGAGAGCAGTGTGGCGGATACGGAAAGATGGGTCATGTTCAAGCCTTTGCAACCTGAGTAATGAATAATGCAGACGTTAATCGGTCAGGGTAACCGTAAAAGCACTGGAGTTTAGAGAGGCGAGCCTTTAAAATTCGGCCCCCTCATTGTTTTATCCGCTGTTCGCGGGCAATTCCGTTACGGAGTCAACATGTCAGCCGAAAATTCTTCAATAAAAAAAGTCGTTCTTGCCTACTCTGGCGGCCTCGATACTTCTGTGATCGTAAAGTGGTTGCAGGAAACCTACCAGTGTGAAGTTGTTACATTCACGGCCAATATCGGCCAGGGCGAGGAAGTAGAGCCCGCTCGCGCCAAAGCTCAGGCCATGGGTGTTAAAGAAATTTATATTGAAGATTTACGCGAAGAGTTCGTTCGGGATTACGTTTTTCCAATGTTTCGCGCCAATGCAATATATGAAGGCGAATACTTGCTGGGTACCTCAATAGCACGTCCGCTGATTGCTAAGCGAATGATCGAAATTGCTAATGAAACCGGGGCCGACGCGATTTCTCACGGTGCTACCGGCAAGGGGAATGATCAGGTTCGCTTCGAGTTGGGCGCCTACGCGCTGAAGCCCGGTGTCAAAGTCATCGCCCCATGGCGCGAATGGAACCTGACATCGCGCGAAACTTTGATGGCCTACTGTAAAGAACACGAAATTCCGGTGGATTTTGCCAAAGCGACGAAAAAGTCTCCTTATTCCATGGATGCTAACCTGCTCCATATTTCGTACGAAGGGGACATTCTGGAAAACCCCTGGGTTGAGGCTGAGTCCGACATGTGGCGCTGGACGGTTTCCCCTGAGCAGGCGCCGGATACACCAGAATATATCGAGATCTCATTTGAGAAAGGTGACCCTGTGGCAATAAATGGCGAGGCAATGTCGCCTGCT comes from Teredinibacter turnerae and encodes:
- a CDS encoding ABC transporter permease; this encodes MTHLSVSATLLSMAPLLLALLIFQWQLGHTRELAIASVRMVLQLVGIGYLLNALFTSPAPFLGLCVLSVMLLAASWIALRPLQKKSVWRYVAALSSLAIASVLHLVWIIFVVLQPAPWYQPQQIIPLAGMVVANGMNSLSLGAERLEAQIDSNELPKACVSAFKAAMIPQVNSLLAVGLVSLPGMMTGQILAGMAPLEAVRYQILVMSMIAGNASLTLALYFWQVKRNYMKQQSSKQKPSTQQSAHK
- a CDS encoding argininosuccinate synthase, with product MSAENSSIKKVVLAYSGGLDTSVIVKWLQETYQCEVVTFTANIGQGEEVEPARAKAQAMGVKEIYIEDLREEFVRDYVFPMFRANAIYEGEYLLGTSIARPLIAKRMIEIANETGADAISHGATGKGNDQVRFELGAYALKPGVKVIAPWREWNLTSRETLMAYCKEHEIPVDFAKATKKSPYSMDANLLHISYEGDILENPWVEAESDMWRWTVSPEQAPDTPEYIEISFEKGDPVAINGEAMSPATILETLNKKGGAHGIGRLDIVENRYVGMKSRGCYETPGGTILLPAHRAIESITLDREVAHFKDALMPKYADLVYNGYWWSPERKMMQAAIDESQACVNGDVRLKLYKGAVTVVGRRSADSLFDESIATFEDDAGAYDQKDAAGFIKLNALRMRIAAQKGRKLDN